From a region of the Marinomonas mediterranea MMB-1 genome:
- the yghU gene encoding glutathione-dependent disulfide-bond oxidoreductase, whose product MSRDSNTEVKNDDYVPPKVWTWEAESGGKFASTNRPTAGATHEKTLPAGVHPFQLHSLATPNGQKVTIMLEELLAAGVSEAEYDAYLINIGEGDQFSSGFVEINPNSKIPAMLDTTTTPATRLFESASILQYLSEKFGLLEPKDPAGKAECRNWLFWQMGSAPYLGGGFGHFYAYAPTKQQYPIDRFTMETKRQLDVLDKHLAENNYMAGDDYSIADIAIWPWYGNLVLGNLYDAAEFLNVESYMHVMRWAKEIEQRPAVQRGRIVNRPFGEAWEQVIERHSAEDIDKVMALKPE is encoded by the coding sequence ATGAGCCGTGATTCCAATACAGAAGTTAAAAACGACGACTATGTACCGCCTAAAGTGTGGACGTGGGAGGCTGAGAGCGGTGGGAAATTTGCAAGTACGAATCGACCCACAGCAGGCGCGACGCATGAAAAAACGCTACCCGCCGGAGTGCACCCATTTCAGTTGCACTCGCTAGCGACGCCGAATGGGCAAAAAGTCACCATAATGCTTGAAGAGTTACTTGCCGCGGGCGTATCAGAAGCAGAATACGATGCGTACTTGATCAATATAGGGGAAGGTGATCAGTTTTCTTCTGGTTTTGTTGAAATCAATCCGAATTCTAAAATCCCTGCAATGTTAGATACAACCACGACGCCGGCCACGCGCTTGTTTGAATCCGCCTCCATCCTTCAGTACTTGTCAGAAAAGTTTGGCCTGTTGGAGCCAAAAGACCCCGCTGGAAAAGCGGAGTGTCGCAATTGGTTGTTCTGGCAAATGGGGTCTGCGCCATACTTAGGAGGTGGCTTTGGTCATTTTTATGCGTATGCGCCAACTAAGCAGCAGTACCCGATAGATCGTTTTACGATGGAAACGAAGCGCCAGTTAGACGTTCTGGATAAGCACTTGGCCGAGAATAACTATATGGCTGGCGATGACTATTCCATTGCTGATATTGCTATTTGGCCTTGGTACGGAAACCTTGTACTTGGCAACTTATACGATGCGGCGGAGTTTCTGAATGTCGAAAGCTATATGCACGTGATGCGTTGGGCGAAGGAAATTGAACAACGTCCAGCGGTTCAGCGTGGACGTATTGTTAACCGACCGTTTGGCGAAGCTTGGGAGCAAGTGATTGAGCGTCATTCGGCCGAAGACATTGATAAAGTCATGGCCCTTAAGCCAGAGTGA
- a CDS encoding peroxiredoxin, whose amino-acid sequence MITNVPHVVFKTRIRNEALGGPNPFEWKDVTTDDLFKDKNVVVFSLPGAFTPTCSTSHLPRYEELYEEFKGQGIDAVICISVNDAFVMFQWGKSQNAQNVFLLPDGNGDFTRQMGMLVKKDNLGFGMRSWRYAMHVENGEIKKMFSEAGYQDNAPEDPFEVSDADTVLNYLKAR is encoded by the coding sequence ATGATTACCAACGTACCACATGTCGTGTTTAAAACACGTATTCGTAATGAAGCTTTAGGTGGCCCAAACCCATTTGAGTGGAAAGACGTAACGACTGACGATTTATTCAAAGATAAAAATGTGGTTGTTTTCTCTTTACCAGGTGCCTTTACACCAACTTGCTCAACGTCGCACCTACCACGTTACGAAGAATTATACGAAGAGTTCAAAGGCCAAGGTATCGACGCCGTTATTTGTATTTCGGTCAATGACGCATTCGTGATGTTTCAGTGGGGCAAAAGTCAAAACGCACAAAATGTCTTCTTACTACCCGATGGAAACGGTGACTTCACTCGCCAAATGGGTATGTTAGTTAAGAAAGACAATTTAGGATTCGGTATGCGCAGCTGGCGTTATGCCATGCACGTTGAGAACGGCGAGATCAAAAAAATGTTCTCAGAAGCTGGGTATCAAGATAATGCTCCTGAAGACCCATTTGAAGTATCGGATGCTGACACTGTTTTAAACTATTTAAAAGCTCGCTAA
- a CDS encoding ABC transporter substrate-binding protein produces MKNQTALIISGGLLFSQLANATTVEFWTAQTQTDRMQTIELLASTFEALNDGVTVNIVPVDENEMATQMAAAVAAGTTPQLVEVNSEIIMALGEEGIVNTKVHDSVVADIGKERFHKGALTTLTSPDDQYYGLPYHGWIQGIWYRKDWFDEKGLAAPNSWENIEAAAKALTDKANNQYGILIGTKQDSYTEQVFTQLALSNNAAEFDEKGSLIFNSPATLETIEFYKTLSQYNPPGPQNWRARDYYLQGKMGMFFYSTYIMDDLALAEVAKGSLTSENFKELSGGTFDPNLVKNTAFAPIISHKSAASYGTLSGLVALKTSDMTQSDATKDFIEFMYDPASYITFLHMAPGGMNPMLKGIAEDPAYLDDPNGVFKLYGADKMKKIVSGFDDIRSFSVVKGKTFPESGEIFAKSVIPRMLYSVAIENEAPQAALDEAEQEMKAIIAK; encoded by the coding sequence ATGAAGAATCAAACAGCTCTCATCATTTCAGGTGGCTTGTTGTTTAGTCAGCTTGCTAACGCAACGACGGTGGAGTTTTGGACCGCTCAAACTCAAACCGACAGAATGCAAACGATCGAATTGCTCGCGAGCACTTTTGAGGCGCTAAACGACGGGGTTACGGTAAACATAGTGCCAGTCGATGAGAACGAGATGGCAACTCAAATGGCCGCCGCAGTCGCTGCAGGCACCACGCCCCAACTGGTCGAAGTGAACTCTGAAATCATCATGGCATTGGGCGAAGAAGGTATCGTCAATACTAAAGTCCATGATTCCGTCGTAGCAGATATTGGTAAAGAACGCTTTCATAAAGGTGCTTTAACCACACTAACCTCCCCTGATGATCAGTATTACGGGCTTCCATACCATGGCTGGATTCAAGGCATTTGGTATCGTAAAGACTGGTTTGATGAAAAAGGCCTAGCCGCGCCGAACAGTTGGGAAAACATCGAAGCAGCTGCAAAAGCATTAACCGACAAAGCAAACAACCAGTACGGTATTTTAATTGGTACTAAGCAGGACAGCTATACTGAACAAGTCTTCACACAATTAGCGCTTTCAAATAATGCCGCTGAATTTGATGAAAAAGGAAGCCTTATCTTTAACAGCCCAGCGACGTTAGAAACGATCGAATTCTATAAGACGTTATCCCAATACAACCCACCAGGGCCTCAGAACTGGCGAGCTAGAGATTATTATCTACAAGGCAAAATGGGCATGTTCTTCTATTCAACCTACATAATGGATGATCTTGCACTTGCCGAAGTGGCAAAAGGCTCACTCACCTCTGAAAATTTCAAGGAACTCAGTGGCGGTACCTTTGACCCCAACCTTGTTAAAAATACTGCTTTCGCGCCCATCATCAGCCATAAAAGCGCCGCATCTTACGGAACGTTATCCGGGCTCGTCGCATTAAAAACCTCGGACATGACGCAATCCGATGCAACCAAAGATTTCATCGAGTTTATGTATGATCCCGCGAGTTATATCACCTTTTTACATATGGCTCCGGGCGGTATGAACCCCATGCTAAAAGGTATAGCAGAAGATCCAGCGTATTTGGATGACCCTAATGGCGTTTTCAAACTGTACGGCGCAGACAAGATGAAAAAAATCGTTTCTGGGTTTGACGACATACGCTCATTCTCCGTGGTCAAAGGCAAAACCTTCCCAGAATCCGGCGAAATTTTTGCTAAATCTGTTATCCCAAGAATGCTGTATAGCGTCGCCATCGAAAACGAAGCACCGCAAGCAGCATTGGATGAAGCGGAGCAAGAAATGAAAGCGATCATAGCGAAATAA
- the msrA gene encoding peptide-methionine (S)-S-oxide reductase MsrA — protein MKLKNKINATLLLGTIASASLLSVPANADVQSMIVAGGCFWCVESDFEKVNGVLDVVSGYTGGHTESPSYRQVAAKKTGHFEAVKITFEDSVVSLETLSNYFWKTIDPTDPHGQFCDKGSPYKTAMFYQNTQQKSLFEASLAHINKTKPFADEIVTQLLPASTFYLAEDYHQDYYTKNPLRYRFYRSSCGRDSRIKTLWGEIASKSHHN, from the coding sequence ATGAAACTGAAAAATAAGATCAACGCCACCTTGTTATTGGGCACGATAGCAAGTGCCTCACTTTTATCGGTTCCCGCAAACGCGGATGTTCAGTCCATGATCGTCGCTGGAGGCTGCTTTTGGTGTGTCGAATCCGATTTTGAGAAAGTAAACGGCGTACTGGACGTGGTATCAGGTTATACCGGCGGACACACAGAGTCCCCCAGCTACAGACAAGTCGCGGCAAAAAAAACAGGCCACTTTGAAGCCGTAAAGATCACCTTTGAGGATTCCGTTGTGTCACTCGAAACGCTCTCAAACTACTTCTGGAAGACCATTGATCCGACCGACCCTCATGGGCAGTTTTGCGATAAAGGCAGCCCATACAAGACCGCGATGTTTTATCAAAATACCCAACAAAAAAGCTTATTTGAAGCCTCTTTGGCACACATAAATAAAACAAAACCCTTCGCAGATGAAATCGTCACACAATTACTACCTGCTAGTACTTTTTATCTCGCAGAGGATTACCATCAAGATTATTACACGAAAAACCCTTTGCGATATCGCTTCTATCGTTCGAGTTGCGGAAGAGACAGCCGGATAAAAACATTATGGGGAGAGATTGCGAGCAAATCACATCACAATTGA
- a CDS encoding DUF2986 domain-containing protein, with protein MNRRKKIKGILTKKAKRANLKANPKKAKPKYISKADRAALDDQATETTTIDTSSTETIES; from the coding sequence ATGAACCGTCGTAAAAAAATCAAAGGCATTCTTACTAAGAAAGCCAAACGTGCCAACCTTAAGGCCAACCCGAAAAAAGCAAAGCCAAAATACATATCAAAGGCGGATCGTGCGGCGCTTGACGATCAAGCGACGGAAACGACAACAATCGACACGTCTTCTACTGAAACAATCGAATCATAA
- a CDS encoding LacI family DNA-binding transcriptional regulator, which yields MSIKEIATQLDLSVSTVSRALNDYPDISPRTKRRVLKEAAKQGYKLKGADSAHWVQAKRIITAVLPSQDAQYIDATLSKVLSGTRRILEEQDYILKIVVIDSGRLELSEFERLIKTGDQDGFILLRTKVNDAKVHRLLKLDIPFVCYGRIENNKRFAWLDLDNYAVGRMSVETLNENQRACIGIVSVNERYFFAKERLRGIFELAAEKNLNLTKQDLIEVSFDEEENYLACAELLIRKPTITALICLTSTAAKAAALAVMRLQTVGRKIAIIGCDTPIDELTSSMGITSIQPAPPAQIGEKLATMMVSRIKGVAIEELQETLTPGVVASGFSSPFKSY from the coding sequence ATGTCTATTAAAGAGATAGCAACTCAGCTGGATCTGTCTGTATCGACGGTGTCGCGTGCACTGAACGACTACCCAGATATCAGTCCACGGACAAAAAGGCGCGTACTAAAAGAGGCGGCCAAACAAGGATATAAACTCAAAGGTGCTGATTCAGCCCATTGGGTTCAAGCAAAACGCATCATTACCGCCGTATTGCCGAGTCAGGATGCACAGTATATTGATGCAACACTGTCAAAAGTGTTATCCGGCACACGACGAATTCTTGAGGAACAAGATTATATTCTCAAGATTGTCGTCATTGATTCTGGTCGATTGGAGTTGAGTGAGTTCGAACGTTTGATAAAAACCGGTGACCAAGACGGCTTTATTTTGCTTCGTACCAAGGTAAACGATGCCAAGGTTCACCGATTATTAAAATTGGACATTCCGTTTGTTTGCTACGGGCGGATAGAAAACAACAAGCGCTTTGCTTGGTTAGATCTCGATAATTATGCCGTCGGTAGAATGAGTGTCGAAACACTAAACGAAAACCAACGTGCATGCATCGGCATTGTTTCGGTTAACGAGCGATACTTTTTTGCAAAAGAAAGATTACGAGGAATATTCGAGCTTGCCGCTGAAAAGAATCTCAATCTAACAAAGCAAGATTTAATAGAAGTCAGTTTCGACGAAGAAGAAAATTATCTCGCATGCGCAGAGCTGTTGATACGCAAACCCACAATCACGGCGCTTATTTGCTTAACGAGTACAGCGGCAAAAGCGGCAGCATTAGCGGTGATGAGGCTGCAAACTGTCGGTCGAAAAATAGCGATTATAGGTTGCGATACGCCAATTGATGAGCTGACCTCCAGCATGGGTATTACCAGCATACAGCCAGCACCTCCGGCTCAAATAGGAGAAAAGTTGGCAACCATGATGGTGTCTCGCATCAAGGGTGTTGCAATTGAAGAACTTCAGGAGACACTTACTCCTGGTGTTGTGGCCTCAGGGTTTTCTAGCCCTTTTAAGTCGTATTAG